The sequence CCTTGTGCAGGCCCTGCTCGCGGGCATAGGCGGCGGCGGCGACCACCAGCTTGCCGACCAGCGCCCCCTGCTCCGGGGTCAAGTCATCAAGGGTCGGGATGACCTCGTTCTTGGGAATGAACAGCACGTGCACCGGCGCCTGCGGTGCGATGTCCTTGAAGCCCAGCACGTCCTCGTCCTCGTAGACGATGGTGGCGGGAATTTCGCGGCGGATGATCTTGCCGAAGATCGTGTCGGTGTCGGTCATGGCGGAAGTCACATCGGGAAACCAGCCGACAGCTTAGACGCTCGCGCAAGGCGTGCGCACGCGCTGCGCAACGCGGGCTTATTCGGGCACTTCGCTGCGGCTGCCGAAGGCATGCGACAGCGTGCCGCGATCCACGTATTCCAGTTCGCCCCCCAGCGGCAGCCCCTGGGCGAGCCGGCTCGGGCGCACGTGGTGGCGACGTGCCAGCTGCGCCAGGTAGTGCGCGGTGGCCTCGCCCTCGACGGTGGAGTTGGTGGCGATGATCAGTTCCTGCACCTCGCCCTGCTGCAGGCGCTGCTCGAGCTGGTCCAGGCCCAGTTCGCGCGGGCCTATGCCGTCCAGCGGCGACAACCGTCCCTGCAGCACGAAATACAGGCCGCGGTAGCCGGTGGCGTGCTCGATCGCCAGACGATCGGCCGGCGATTCGATCACGCACAGCTGCTGGCGCTCGCGGCTGGCGCTGGCGCACACCGGGCACACCTCGCTCTCGCTGAAGTCACGGCACTGCACGCAGTGGCCGATGCGCTCGATCGCCGCAGCCAGCGCCGAGGACAGCCGCTGGCCGCCCTCGCGCTCGCGCTCGAGCACGTGGTAGGCCATGCGCTGCGCGGTCTTCTGCCCCACGCCGGGCAGCACCCGGAAGGCCTCGATCAGTTGTTCGAGCAGCGGCACGCTCATCGGTCATCCACTCCGTGAAACGCACGCGCGAAACCCGGAGGCTTCGCGCGCAGGTACGACAAGATCGGCGGCACCGGGCCGCCGGTGCCGGTCAGAACGGCAGCTTCATGCCCGGCGGCAGCTGCATGCCGGCCGTGGCCGAGCCCATACGGGCCTTGGATTCGACGTCGACCTTGTTGGAGGCGTCGTTGAAGGCAGCGGCGATCAGGTCCTCGACCATCTCCTGGTCGGACAGGATGCTCGGGTCGATGCGCACCTTGCGGCACTCCTTGGCGCCGGTGAGGGTCACGCTGACCATGCCCGCGCCGGCGCTGCCGGTGACCTCGAGCTTGGCCAGTTCTTCCTGGGCGCGCTGCAGGTTTTCCTGCATCTTCTGCGCCTGCTGCATCAGTTGGGCGATATTGCCACGCATGTTCGTTCACTCTTCAAAGGGACGGATGGAATCAGGCACGACCCGCGCGCCATGCTGCTGCACCAGCAGCTGCACCGTCGGGTCTGCCATGAACGCGGTCTCGGCCGCGCTCTGCCGCTCGCCGCGCTGGCGGTCAGCGCGCTCGTGCAGGGTTTCGGCGTCGGCACGTCCGGTCTCGATGACGATCTTCGGTGCCTGGCCCAAGGCCCTGGCCAGCGCCTGTGACAGGTCGCCCACCGAACGTTCCGACTGCAGGTATTCAAAACCCGGCGACAGCGCCAGGCGCAGGGTGCCGCGTTCGTAACGGACGAAGGCGGAATTGGCTGCCAGCTGTCGCGAAGGGCCGGTTAGGCCACTGGCGGCGACCAGGTCCAGCCACTGCTCGGCGTTGCCCAGTACGAACATGCCATCGGCGTCCTGCGACACGGCGGCCGCAGCCGGCACCTGCGC is a genomic window of Stenotrophomonas sp. Marseille-Q4652 containing:
- a CDS encoding histidine triad nucleotide-binding protein, which codes for MTDTDTIFGKIIRREIPATIVYEDEDVLGFKDIAPQAPVHVLFIPKNEVIPTLDDLTPEQGALVGKLVVAAAAYAREQGLHKDGYRVVMNCREHAGQTVFHIHLHLLAGAPLGRFGTP
- the recR gene encoding recombination mediator RecR, which translates into the protein MSVPLLEQLIEAFRVLPGVGQKTAQRMAYHVLEREREGGQRLSSALAAAIERIGHCVQCRDFSESEVCPVCASASRERQQLCVIESPADRLAIEHATGYRGLYFVLQGRLSPLDGIGPRELGLDQLEQRLQQGEVQELIIATNSTVEGEATAHYLAQLARRHHVRPSRLAQGLPLGGELEYVDRGTLSHAFGSRSEVPE
- a CDS encoding YbaB/EbfC family nucleoid-associated protein; translated protein: MRGNIAQLMQQAQKMQENLQRAQEELAKLEVTGSAGAGMVSVTLTGAKECRKVRIDPSILSDQEMVEDLIAAAFNDASNKVDVESKARMGSATAGMQLPPGMKLPF